One region of Primulina huaijiensis isolate GDHJ02 unplaced genomic scaffold, ASM1229523v2 scaffold11459, whole genome shotgun sequence genomic DNA includes:
- the LOC140965687 gene encoding uncharacterized protein isoform X1, producing the protein MAENKANPWRSVLLLWLMLQVTPSVSQSSPKHGSDHSESRTIMKDQPEIHCSRERSRAASKIVDEYLMPFVESEKYQLSHKCRLHPSNNIFRDQEEHKIHTDISEWRCGYCKKLFRAEKYLDQHFDNRHSNLLNSVRNLSQDKCLADLCGALHCDFVINSSSRKTKCNPAAAARNRHLCEDLANTCFPSSNGPSAARLHEFFLRQFCDAHICLKGRKPFSRGGRKHTGVFYLAMSILIMMLLPIFYVIVYLYQREMRKGAQQLKFVSKPQKKTKPS; encoded by the exons ATGGCGGAGAATAAAGCAAATCCGTGGCGAAGTGTTTTACTTCTGTGGTTGATGCTGCAAGTCACTCCATCTGTGTCTCAATCAAGCCCTAAACAT GGTAGCGACCACTCTGAATCAAG AACTATCATGAAAGACCAGCCTGAAATTCATTGTTCGAGAGAGAGAAGTCGAGCAGCCTCGAAGATTGTGGATGAG TATCTCATGCCTTTTGTGGAATCGGAGAAGTATCAACTTTCACATAAATGCAGACTTCATCCAAGCAATAACATATTTAGAGACCAAGAGGAACATAAGATTCATACAGATATAAGTGAATGGAGGTGTGGATATTGTAAAAAACTCTTTCGAGCAGAAAAATATTTGGATCAACATTTTGACAACAGGCACTCCAATCTTCTAAATTCTGTGCGTAACCTT AGTCAGGACAAATGCTTGGCTGATCTATGCGGAGCTTTACATTGTGATTTTGTTATAAATTCATCATCTCGAAAAACCAAGTGTAatcctgctgctgctgctaggAACCGTCACTTATGCGAG GATCTTGCCAACACCTGTTTTCCTTCTAGCAATGGTCCATCTGCAGCTCGTCTCCATG AGTTTTTTCTACGTCAGTTCTGTGATGCCCACATTTGCTTAAAAGGCAGAAAACCTTTCTCCAGGGGTGGCAGG AAGCATACGGGAGTCTTCTACTTGGCCATGTCAATACTTATTATGATGCTTCTTCCGATATTTTATGTGATTGTATATCTCTACCAAAG AGAAATGAGAAAAGGAGCACAACAGCTTAAGTTCGTTTCAAAACCTCAGAAAAAAACGAAGCCTTCTTGA
- the LOC140965687 gene encoding uncharacterized protein isoform X2 produces the protein MAENKANPWRSVLLLWLMLQVTPSVSQSSPKHGSDHSESRTIMKDQPEIHCSRERSRAASKIVDEYLMPFVESEKYQLSHKCRLHPSNNIFRDQEEHKIHTDISEWRCGYCKKLFRAEKYLDQHFDNRHSNLLNSSQDKCLADLCGALHCDFVINSSSRKTKCNPAAAARNRHLCEDLANTCFPSSNGPSAARLHEFFLRQFCDAHICLKGRKPFSRGGRKHTGVFYLAMSILIMMLLPIFYVIVYLYQREMRKGAQQLKFVSKPQKKTKPS, from the exons ATGGCGGAGAATAAAGCAAATCCGTGGCGAAGTGTTTTACTTCTGTGGTTGATGCTGCAAGTCACTCCATCTGTGTCTCAATCAAGCCCTAAACAT GGTAGCGACCACTCTGAATCAAG AACTATCATGAAAGACCAGCCTGAAATTCATTGTTCGAGAGAGAGAAGTCGAGCAGCCTCGAAGATTGTGGATGAG TATCTCATGCCTTTTGTGGAATCGGAGAAGTATCAACTTTCACATAAATGCAGACTTCATCCAAGCAATAACATATTTAGAGACCAAGAGGAACATAAGATTCATACAGATATAAGTGAATGGAGGTGTGGATATTGTAAAAAACTCTTTCGAGCAGAAAAATATTTGGATCAACATTTTGACAACAGGCACTCCAATCTTCTAAATTCT AGTCAGGACAAATGCTTGGCTGATCTATGCGGAGCTTTACATTGTGATTTTGTTATAAATTCATCATCTCGAAAAACCAAGTGTAatcctgctgctgctgctaggAACCGTCACTTATGCGAG GATCTTGCCAACACCTGTTTTCCTTCTAGCAATGGTCCATCTGCAGCTCGTCTCCATG AGTTTTTTCTACGTCAGTTCTGTGATGCCCACATTTGCTTAAAAGGCAGAAAACCTTTCTCCAGGGGTGGCAGG AAGCATACGGGAGTCTTCTACTTGGCCATGTCAATACTTATTATGATGCTTCTTCCGATATTTTATGTGATTGTATATCTCTACCAAAG AGAAATGAGAAAAGGAGCACAACAGCTTAAGTTCGTTTCAAAACCTCAGAAAAAAACGAAGCCTTCTTGA
- the LOC140965687 gene encoding uncharacterized protein isoform X3, whose amino-acid sequence MAENKANPWRSVLLLWLMLQVTPSVSQSSPKHGSDHSESRTIMKDQPEIHCSRERSRAASKIVDEYLMPFVESEKYQLSHKCRLHPSNNIFRDQEEHKIHTDISEWRCGYCKKLFRAEKYLDQHFDNRHSNLLNSDLANTCFPSSNGPSAARLHEFFLRQFCDAHICLKGRKPFSRGGRKHTGVFYLAMSILIMMLLPIFYVIVYLYQREMRKGAQQLKFVSKPQKKTKPS is encoded by the exons ATGGCGGAGAATAAAGCAAATCCGTGGCGAAGTGTTTTACTTCTGTGGTTGATGCTGCAAGTCACTCCATCTGTGTCTCAATCAAGCCCTAAACAT GGTAGCGACCACTCTGAATCAAG AACTATCATGAAAGACCAGCCTGAAATTCATTGTTCGAGAGAGAGAAGTCGAGCAGCCTCGAAGATTGTGGATGAG TATCTCATGCCTTTTGTGGAATCGGAGAAGTATCAACTTTCACATAAATGCAGACTTCATCCAAGCAATAACATATTTAGAGACCAAGAGGAACATAAGATTCATACAGATATAAGTGAATGGAGGTGTGGATATTGTAAAAAACTCTTTCGAGCAGAAAAATATTTGGATCAACATTTTGACAACAGGCACTCCAATCTTCTAAATTCT GATCTTGCCAACACCTGTTTTCCTTCTAGCAATGGTCCATCTGCAGCTCGTCTCCATG AGTTTTTTCTACGTCAGTTCTGTGATGCCCACATTTGCTTAAAAGGCAGAAAACCTTTCTCCAGGGGTGGCAGG AAGCATACGGGAGTCTTCTACTTGGCCATGTCAATACTTATTATGATGCTTCTTCCGATATTTTATGTGATTGTATATCTCTACCAAAG AGAAATGAGAAAAGGAGCACAACAGCTTAAGTTCGTTTCAAAACCTCAGAAAAAAACGAAGCCTTCTTGA
- the LOC140965621 gene encoding non-specific lipid transfer protein GPI-anchored 9-like: protein MAISNSFLLFFLLSCSWVFVGFAQGQGDTLPCVQKLLPCQPYMKVNLPPASCCVPMKQLVADDKACLCKVINNPGILRSLNITKTDAVNLAKNCGANADLSVCNKIVIPSPGSTPSAPSNGTTPSPPPKSAASAASFHHVAAYLSLPVAVLIFTKSSN from the exons ATGGCAATATCCAACTCATTTCTCTTGTTCTTTCTGCTGTCATGCTCATGGGTTTTTGTGGGTTTTGCTCAAGGACAAGGAGACACACTGCCGTGTGTGCAGAAACTGTTGCCATGTCAACCTTATATGAAGGTGAATTTGCCACCGGCGTCATGCTGTGTGCCGATGAAACAGCTGGTGGCGGATGACAAGGCATGCCTTTGCAAGGTTATAAACAATCCAGGAATATTGCGGAGCCTTAATATCACCAAAACTGATGCTGTGAATCTTGCCAAGAATTGTGGAGCCAATGCTGATTTGTCTGTCTGCAACAAAATTG TTATTCCATCGCCTGGATCAACTCCATCAGCTCCTTCTAATG GTACAACACCGAGCCCACCTCCGAAGAGCGCAGCTAGTGCGGCTAGCTTCCACCATGTTGCCGCATACCTGAGCCTGCCCGTTGCAGTGCTAATCTTTACTAAATCTTCTAATTAA